A region from the Treponema pallidum subsp. pallidum str. Nichols genome encodes:
- the rpsO gene encoding 30S ribosomal protein S15 produces MALTKERTASVVQQYGSGEKDTGSSSVQIALLTERIRQLTDHCKVHPKDKSSNRGLLVLVGRRRRLLRYSRRVSMGAYRSLVKSLGLRK; encoded by the coding sequence ATGGCACTGACAAAGGAACGTACTGCTTCGGTAGTGCAGCAGTACGGCTCAGGAGAAAAGGATACAGGATCTTCGAGTGTGCAGATCGCTCTTCTCACTGAGAGGATTAGGCAGTTGACTGACCACTGTAAGGTTCATCCGAAGGACAAAAGTAGCAACCGGGGGTTGCTCGTTCTGGTGGGGCGTCGTCGTCGCCTGTTGAGATATTCCCGGCGCGTGAGTATGGGGGCGTATCGTTCGCTTGTCAAAAGCCTCGGTTTGAGGAAGTAG
- a CDS encoding FAD synthetase family protein, with protein MRIFRWSQLQEGACIACDRGAAISVGGFDGPHRGHAFLFDKVFAAACAPVADRARCTGLITFTHPPRKHKTSSYEGDLSTLRLRLRYFRARGFDFVVLIDFSKDFARIPGGVFFNTLLRAVRVCYLAVGVDFRCGHGLDTGVRELRRLGDAHSFVCDAVGHYTLEGVRVSSSAVRRAVRCADFESARRLLGRAFSLDGEVIPWQQSGGCARTLCAERGRVSQTLPPEGEYAVRLVQGSGVGLRAQLSVGSSLVQLRLGTEALSHGREALDSIEFE; from the coding sequence GTGCGCATTTTTCGTTGGTCTCAGTTGCAGGAGGGTGCATGTATAGCGTGTGATCGGGGAGCAGCAATATCGGTGGGGGGGTTTGACGGTCCTCACCGGGGACATGCTTTTCTCTTCGATAAGGTGTTTGCCGCTGCGTGCGCTCCTGTGGCCGATCGGGCGCGGTGCACCGGGCTGATCACCTTTACTCATCCTCCCAGGAAGCACAAAACCTCTTCTTACGAGGGGGATCTGTCAACGCTGCGTTTGCGACTCCGTTATTTTCGTGCGCGCGGCTTTGATTTCGTCGTGCTCATTGACTTTTCCAAGGATTTTGCTAGAATCCCGGGTGGTGTCTTCTTCAACACCCTGTTGCGTGCAGTGAGGGTGTGCTACCTCGCAGTTGGTGTCGACTTTCGGTGTGGACATGGGCTGGACACCGGGGTCCGTGAGCTGCGTCGGCTTGGTGATGCGCATAGCTTTGTCTGCGACGCGGTGGGTCACTACACTCTCGAGGGAGTTCGGGTGAGTTCGAGCGCGGTACGCCGTGCGGTGCGCTGCGCAGACTTTGAGAGCGCGCGGCGTCTGCTGGGGCGTGCGTTTTCGCTTGACGGGGAGGTAATTCCCTGGCAGCAGAGCGGGGGGTGTGCCCGCACGTTGTGCGCCGAGCGTGGGCGTGTGAGTCAGACGCTTCCACCTGAGGGCGAGTATGCGGTACGCCTTGTACAGGGGAGTGGGGTGGGTCTGCGTGCGCAGCTTAGTGTGGGTTCCTCTCTCGTGCAGCTGAGGCTCGGTACCGAGGCGCTGTCGCATGGGCGGGAGGCGCTTGACTCTATCGAGTTCGAGTAG
- the truB gene encoding tRNA pseudouridine(55) synthase TruB — MCRLSMPDAIVPFAKVSGLTSFAALAQVRRLLGVKKVGHTGTLDRFADGLLLLLVGGFTKLAPVMTRLEKSYEARIQFGVQTDTLDPEGAVVRCSLFPTFARVRAALPHFTGSIDQVPPEYSALKFGGVRASDRVRRGEAVCMKARRVFVFDLQVLGCEADLGEFKKTQAGRGAAIADLDLTRVRAVTLYVRCSAGFYVRALARDIAAACGSCAYVSHLRRTRIGPFDLAQAAGVSRLGSWTWGKERASCGAACFDVGAPPPPSSGGVATDSVSFGCEDLTVREIKQAVVSCDVDFANRIGLTACSVHAQYASRFLHGERIRACWFQSFGTRRPGERALVFSEGRCLGLIRKAANGFSYDAVFCTE; from the coding sequence GTGTGCAGACTGAGCATGCCTGACGCTATTGTTCCTTTCGCAAAGGTTTCCGGTCTTACGAGTTTTGCGGCACTGGCACAGGTCAGGCGTCTTCTGGGAGTAAAAAAGGTAGGGCATACGGGGACGCTTGATCGCTTTGCTGATGGGCTGCTGTTGCTTTTGGTAGGGGGCTTTACCAAACTCGCGCCGGTGATGACTCGCTTGGAAAAGAGTTACGAGGCTCGTATCCAGTTTGGGGTACAAACAGACACTCTAGATCCGGAGGGGGCTGTCGTGCGGTGCTCCTTGTTCCCAACATTTGCGCGCGTGCGTGCGGCGCTGCCTCACTTCACTGGGAGTATTGATCAGGTGCCGCCTGAATATTCGGCGCTAAAATTCGGAGGTGTGCGTGCGTCCGACCGGGTGCGGCGTGGGGAAGCAGTGTGCATGAAGGCTCGGCGTGTGTTCGTCTTTGACTTGCAGGTACTAGGTTGCGAGGCGGATCTGGGTGAATTCAAAAAGACGCAGGCGGGGAGGGGGGCTGCGATTGCTGATCTTGATCTGACGCGCGTGCGTGCTGTAACGCTGTACGTACGTTGTTCGGCAGGCTTCTACGTGCGTGCACTTGCGCGCGACATAGCAGCCGCTTGCGGCTCTTGCGCGTATGTTTCACATTTACGGAGAACACGCATTGGACCCTTTGATCTTGCACAGGCGGCGGGTGTGTCTCGTCTCGGGTCCTGGACATGGGGCAAAGAGCGTGCGTCTTGCGGTGCCGCTTGCTTTGATGTGGGTGCTCCACCGCCTCCGTCCTCAGGCGGCGTGGCGACCGATTCAGTCTCTTTCGGGTGTGAAGACTTGACGGTGCGTGAGATTAAGCAGGCAGTGGTTAGCTGTGATGTGGACTTTGCGAATCGTATTGGACTTACGGCGTGTTCAGTGCATGCGCAGTATGCGTCGCGGTTTTTGCATGGGGAAAGAATACGCGCATGTTGGTTCCAGTCGTTTGGTACGCGAAGGCCCGGGGAACGTGCGTTGGTGTTTTCCGAGGGTCGCTGTCTTGGATTAATAAGGAAAGCGGCGAATGGGTTTTCGTATGATGCGGTATTTTGTACGGAGTGA
- the rbfA gene encoding 30S ribosome-binding factor RbfA, with translation MKQVSQLRVRKLGEHIRAEIAQLIMLGKIKDPRVSPFLSVNWVDVSGGMVCARVYVSSFMGKYKTKQGVQGLESAAGFIRSVLAKKLRLRQCPRLSFVYDESVRDGFSLSRKIDRLESGGVQTEHA, from the coding sequence ATGAAACAGGTAAGTCAGTTAAGGGTGCGCAAATTGGGGGAGCATATCCGCGCAGAAATAGCGCAGCTTATTATGCTCGGCAAAATAAAGGATCCACGTGTTTCTCCCTTTCTCTCTGTGAATTGGGTGGATGTGTCTGGGGGGATGGTCTGTGCGCGGGTATATGTGTCGAGTTTTATGGGTAAGTACAAAACGAAGCAGGGAGTGCAAGGCTTAGAAAGCGCGGCAGGTTTTATTCGCTCTGTCTTGGCTAAGAAACTCCGTCTGCGGCAGTGTCCGCGTCTTAGCTTTGTGTATGACGAGAGTGTGAGGGATGGATTTTCTCTTTCGAGAAAAATAGATCGGTTAGAATCCGGCGGTGTGCAGACTGAGCATGCCTGA
- the infB gene encoding translation initiation factor IF-2, which yields MVAKVTAARRVSCADENRTPGDASQATISAAPEDKKQGFPDIREDGVARGVSASCGAVQNAASAQVPGARTPGVIGVPVASKTVEEARGGGAKRVITKRVGGVFVLDDSAARPNRKAGNLASGARLSRFSRSDRQRSDGFSGTQARANAGGVRRGEGRPFARDFSRGSTGGYRPAVRGPARPAGRVGSGPRGPAPLQVGAGKPAQNKRSFRGRKQQTYQYQHKDRLELEEKLLQQKKKNKEKLAAVPRSVEIMESVSVADLAKKMNLKASELIGKLFGMGMMVTMNQSIDADTATILASEYGCEVRIVSLYDETIIESVGDEHAVLRARPPVVTVMGHVDHGKTKTLDAIRSTRVAEGEFGGITQHIGAYAVSTPKGSITFLDTPGHEAFTMMRARGAEITDIVVLIVAADDGVMPQTIEAINHAKASKVPIIVAINKIDRADANPNKVMTRLAELGLAPEEWGGDTMYVSISALQGIGLDLLLDAIMLQAEVMELRANYGCCAEGRIIESRIDHGRGIVASVIVRRGVLRVGDTYVAGVYSGRVRAIFNDQGEKIQEATPSMPVEILGLEGMPNAGDPFQVTDSERIARQISLKRQELRRYENARNVKRITLDKLYESIEKGSVSEFKVIIKGDVQGSVEALKQSLEKLSTDEVQLRVIHSSVGAINDSDVMLAAADSNVTIVGFNVRPTPQAAVLAERERVEIKKYTVIYQAVEEMERAMEGMLKPSLKEVVLGSAEVRKVFKIPKVGSVAGVYVLEGVMKRNAIVHVVRDGIVLHSGKVSSLRREKDDVKEVHSGFECGVGVENYFDFRERDRLECAEMKEVSRKLKDAALSDAARLQG from the coding sequence GTGGTTGCCAAAGTTACTGCTGCGCGGCGTGTGTCGTGCGCGGATGAAAATCGCACGCCGGGCGACGCGAGTCAGGCGACTATTTCTGCCGCGCCCGAAGATAAAAAGCAAGGTTTCCCTGACATTCGGGAGGATGGCGTTGCGCGTGGTGTATCTGCCTCGTGTGGCGCTGTGCAGAACGCTGCGTCTGCACAGGTTCCCGGTGCCCGTACTCCGGGGGTTATAGGCGTTCCTGTTGCCAGCAAAACGGTGGAGGAAGCAAGGGGTGGGGGAGCTAAGCGGGTAATCACTAAGCGTGTGGGTGGGGTTTTCGTGCTTGATGACTCTGCGGCACGCCCTAACCGAAAGGCAGGAAACCTTGCATCTGGCGCGCGCCTTTCTCGGTTTAGCCGCAGTGATCGTCAGCGCAGCGATGGGTTTTCTGGTACTCAAGCGCGTGCTAACGCAGGTGGTGTGCGGCGTGGAGAGGGCCGTCCGTTTGCTCGCGATTTCAGTCGTGGGTCCACGGGTGGGTATCGGCCCGCAGTGAGAGGTCCGGCTCGGCCGGCTGGACGTGTTGGTTCGGGTCCAAGAGGGCCGGCGCCCCTGCAAGTAGGTGCTGGTAAGCCTGCCCAGAACAAAAGGTCTTTCCGGGGCAGAAAGCAGCAGACATATCAGTATCAGCATAAGGATCGTCTTGAACTGGAAGAAAAGCTTCTCCAGCAGAAGAAGAAAAATAAGGAAAAGCTTGCGGCGGTCCCGCGCTCTGTTGAGATCATGGAGTCCGTTTCGGTTGCAGATCTCGCAAAGAAGATGAATTTAAAAGCCTCAGAGCTTATCGGTAAGCTTTTTGGCATGGGCATGATGGTTACCATGAATCAGTCTATCGATGCGGACACCGCCACGATTCTTGCTTCTGAGTACGGGTGTGAGGTAAGGATTGTCAGTCTTTACGATGAAACAATTATCGAAAGTGTAGGTGACGAGCATGCGGTGCTCCGCGCACGTCCGCCAGTAGTGACTGTTATGGGACATGTTGATCACGGAAAAACTAAAACGCTCGATGCCATCAGAAGTACGCGCGTTGCTGAGGGGGAGTTTGGCGGTATCACGCAGCATATTGGTGCTTATGCAGTCTCTACTCCGAAAGGCTCAATTACCTTTTTGGACACGCCAGGTCACGAAGCTTTTACCATGATGCGCGCGCGTGGAGCAGAAATTACCGATATTGTGGTGCTCATCGTAGCTGCAGACGATGGGGTAATGCCCCAGACGATCGAAGCGATCAATCACGCAAAGGCTTCGAAGGTTCCCATTATTGTTGCAATCAACAAGATTGACCGTGCGGATGCGAACCCGAATAAGGTCATGACGCGCCTTGCTGAGCTTGGCTTAGCTCCAGAGGAGTGGGGTGGTGATACCATGTACGTGAGTATTTCTGCGCTGCAAGGTATTGGGTTAGATCTGTTGCTAGATGCCATCATGCTGCAGGCGGAGGTGATGGAGCTTCGTGCAAATTACGGGTGTTGTGCAGAAGGGCGCATTATAGAGTCTAGGATTGATCACGGGCGGGGGATTGTCGCGAGCGTTATCGTGCGTCGTGGGGTGCTTCGTGTTGGTGACACGTACGTTGCAGGTGTGTACTCAGGGCGTGTGCGGGCAATTTTTAATGATCAAGGGGAGAAGATTCAGGAGGCGACTCCTAGTATGCCCGTTGAAATTTTAGGGCTTGAGGGAATGCCCAATGCGGGTGATCCTTTTCAGGTTACGGATTCTGAGCGTATTGCACGGCAAATTTCGCTTAAGCGTCAGGAGTTGAGGCGTTACGAAAATGCGCGCAACGTGAAAAGGATAACGCTTGACAAGCTGTACGAGTCTATCGAGAAGGGTTCGGTTTCGGAGTTCAAGGTTATTATTAAGGGGGACGTGCAAGGATCGGTTGAAGCGCTCAAGCAATCGCTTGAAAAACTTTCTACCGATGAGGTGCAGTTGCGTGTCATTCATTCGTCGGTTGGTGCGATAAATGATTCTGATGTTATGCTCGCAGCTGCTGATTCAAATGTGACCATTGTTGGTTTTAATGTACGTCCCACTCCCCAGGCTGCGGTTCTTGCAGAAAGGGAAAGAGTAGAAATCAAAAAGTATACTGTCATCTACCAGGCGGTGGAGGAGATGGAGCGAGCTATGGAGGGTATGCTCAAACCATCCCTCAAAGAGGTAGTGCTCGGTTCGGCGGAGGTGCGCAAGGTGTTCAAGATTCCCAAAGTGGGAAGCGTTGCAGGAGTATATGTGCTTGAAGGGGTAATGAAGAGGAACGCCATTGTTCACGTTGTGCGCGATGGGATTGTCCTGCATTCGGGGAAGGTTTCCTCATTGCGGAGAGAAAAGGATGATGTGAAAGAGGTACACAGCGGCTTTGAGTGTGGGGTTGGAGTTGAAAATTATTTTGATTTTAGGGAGCGTGATCGGCTTGAATGCGCGGAGATGAAGGAGGTGTCGAGGAAACTGAAGGATGCCGCTCTTTCCGATGCGGCGCGCTTACAGGGATGA
- the nusA gene encoding transcription termination factor NusA, with translation MFGVSNDDIRKYAQEKGLDEDFAFKIVEQTLKAAYKTTFKTDENAVVTFGEERVCIYARKRVVEEVYDRVSEVDLSTALELDPTTSLDSEVLVELESEDFKRGSVQAAVQRITELSREIQKDALYAEYKSKEGEIIVGYYQRARNEHIYVDLGKVEGLMPKSHQLPQDDYRQNDRIKSLVREVRKHPKSSVVQLILSRTDSAFVKELLAVEVPEIYDGIVEVAKIVREPGYRTKIAVTSRRDDVDPVGACVGPRGIRIRMVIKELNDEKIDVLEYSPDPVIFIKNALSPAEVLNVVVLDEEKRSALAIVAESQLSIAIGKQGLNVRLANRLVDWNIDVKTESQFEEMDVYTDTRRAAENLFDNDYQEESEFSSYVGFTPELIKILQDNGIQDVQTLVDLGEEGLRALEGMDEAHVQELLAAIEENFEVVEEGEEASVTSSPGTGGDEDQALQCPECGVRITTDMSECPHCGIGLSFEFEYEENEE, from the coding sequence ATGTTCGGCGTCAGTAACGATGACATTAGAAAGTATGCGCAGGAGAAGGGGCTTGATGAAGACTTTGCCTTTAAAATCGTCGAGCAAACACTGAAGGCCGCTTATAAGACTACATTTAAGACAGATGAAAACGCCGTCGTTACCTTTGGTGAGGAGCGGGTGTGTATCTATGCGCGCAAGCGCGTGGTTGAAGAGGTGTACGACCGCGTCTCGGAAGTGGATTTGTCTACGGCACTTGAGCTTGATCCCACTACTTCTTTAGATAGCGAAGTGCTGGTGGAGCTTGAGTCCGAAGATTTTAAGCGTGGATCTGTGCAGGCTGCCGTCCAGCGTATCACTGAGCTGAGCAGAGAAATTCAAAAGGACGCTCTGTATGCTGAGTACAAGAGCAAAGAAGGAGAGATTATCGTTGGCTACTACCAACGCGCGCGAAACGAGCATATCTACGTTGACCTAGGAAAAGTTGAGGGCCTGATGCCAAAGTCGCACCAGCTGCCCCAGGATGATTATCGTCAAAACGACCGCATTAAGTCGCTTGTGCGTGAGGTGCGCAAACATCCAAAGTCGAGCGTTGTCCAGCTCATTCTTTCACGAACTGACTCTGCTTTTGTAAAAGAGCTGCTCGCCGTGGAGGTGCCGGAGATCTACGACGGTATTGTTGAGGTGGCAAAAATAGTGCGGGAGCCAGGGTACCGTACAAAGATCGCCGTCACCAGTAGGCGTGATGATGTGGATCCTGTTGGTGCCTGCGTAGGTCCTCGGGGCATACGCATCCGCATGGTTATTAAAGAATTGAATGACGAGAAGATAGATGTGCTTGAGTATTCTCCGGATCCAGTTATTTTCATCAAAAATGCGCTTTCTCCTGCTGAGGTGCTGAACGTCGTGGTACTTGATGAGGAGAAGCGTTCTGCACTTGCCATTGTTGCTGAAAGCCAGCTGTCTATCGCGATAGGAAAGCAAGGTTTGAACGTGCGTTTAGCGAATCGGCTTGTGGACTGGAATATCGATGTGAAGACAGAGAGTCAGTTTGAAGAGATGGATGTGTACACTGACACGCGTCGTGCGGCAGAAAATCTTTTTGATAACGATTATCAAGAAGAGTCTGAGTTTTCTTCATACGTGGGATTTACGCCGGAGCTCATTAAGATTCTGCAGGACAACGGTATCCAAGACGTACAGACTTTGGTAGATTTGGGCGAGGAAGGCTTGCGTGCGCTTGAGGGCATGGACGAGGCGCACGTACAAGAATTGCTCGCCGCCATTGAGGAGAATTTTGAAGTTGTCGAGGAGGGGGAGGAGGCTTCAGTTACATCTTCTCCCGGGACTGGTGGTGATGAGGATCAGGCGTTGCAGTGTCCTGAGTGTGGGGTGCGCATTACTACTGACATGAGTGAGTGTCCTCACTGTGGTATTGGCCTCAGCTTTGAGTTTGAATACGAAGAGAACGAGGAATAG
- the rimP gene encoding ribosome maturation factor RimP → MNFSPNTLGSFESCAEVVRSLGCALVDLQWSVSAVSRRVQQAQGRARAVIYSAGGVTLDVCARVHRILVPRLQALGGVRTVFLEVGSPGERVIRNAAEFSIFLGETVKVWFCTGQFQVGTLAFADETCLTLTAGGVPVTIPYVQLTKAQLHPAVRA, encoded by the coding sequence GTGAACTTCAGTCCTAATACGCTGGGATCCTTTGAAAGCTGCGCTGAGGTTGTGAGGTCGCTCGGGTGTGCCCTTGTCGATCTGCAGTGGAGCGTTTCCGCTGTTTCTCGGCGTGTGCAGCAGGCTCAGGGAAGGGCGCGTGCCGTTATTTACAGCGCAGGGGGAGTGACGCTCGACGTGTGCGCGCGCGTTCATCGAATACTGGTGCCGCGCCTTCAGGCTCTCGGTGGTGTGCGCACTGTTTTTCTTGAAGTCGGCTCCCCCGGGGAGCGGGTTATTCGCAACGCCGCGGAGTTTTCCATCTTTTTAGGGGAGACTGTGAAGGTCTGGTTTTGCACGGGGCAGTTTCAGGTTGGGACTCTTGCGTTTGCGGATGAGACTTGCCTTACCCTGACCGCCGGCGGAGTGCCCGTTACTATCCCGTATGTTCAGCTAACAAAAGCGCAGTTACATCCTGCAGTCCGCGCTTGA
- a CDS encoding NYN domain-containing protein, whose protein sequence is MEKKFALLIDGDNISPKFLEGIVGEVSKEGDIHVRRVYGDWTTPNMNGWKGLLTKIPIRPVQQFRYGDNATDNTIIMEAIELANNNRAINAVCIASTDSDYYSLALKLREYGLYVLGIGKRNAREIWVSACNEFKYIENIETEHFGLSAGFAFHTESDAAAVPGAGVDAVEEDTGGFDLGKLIAHAYRNSRMTEEGWVSLSNLGKSLRITKPEFDPRSYNHSTLREMVEALPELFEVQSDRRIPPNYWVRAVRGAHKRTVLYGVIKRFRERDRWGVISHEELGDFRFVYSNLKRECRATALPEGTTVSFSVFRMPNDQGKSDEERHGRAADVLVVKRVAG, encoded by the coding sequence TTGGAAAAGAAATTTGCGTTGCTCATCGATGGAGACAATATCTCCCCTAAATTCCTTGAGGGAATCGTCGGTGAAGTGTCTAAAGAAGGTGATATCCACGTTCGCCGTGTCTACGGTGACTGGACTACCCCTAACATGAATGGGTGGAAGGGGCTGCTCACGAAAATTCCTATCCGACCAGTGCAGCAGTTTCGGTACGGGGATAACGCCACTGATAATACCATCATCATGGAGGCTATAGAGCTCGCGAACAATAACCGGGCTATCAACGCCGTGTGCATCGCTTCTACCGATTCTGATTATTACAGTCTTGCGCTCAAGCTGCGGGAGTACGGTCTGTACGTGCTCGGTATTGGAAAACGAAACGCGCGTGAGATTTGGGTTTCTGCGTGCAACGAATTTAAGTACATCGAAAATATTGAAACTGAGCACTTTGGCCTGAGCGCGGGGTTTGCGTTTCATACTGAGTCAGATGCTGCTGCAGTTCCTGGTGCAGGGGTCGATGCCGTTGAAGAGGATACTGGGGGTTTTGACTTAGGGAAGCTCATTGCGCACGCTTACAGAAACTCGCGCATGACCGAAGAAGGCTGGGTGAGCCTTTCAAATTTAGGAAAGTCGCTGCGCATCACAAAACCTGAGTTCGACCCTCGTTCTTACAATCATAGTACCCTGCGGGAAATGGTGGAGGCTCTTCCTGAGCTTTTTGAGGTGCAGTCTGACCGACGTATCCCTCCCAATTATTGGGTGCGTGCAGTGCGTGGTGCCCACAAGCGCACGGTGCTCTACGGTGTTATCAAGCGTTTTCGTGAGCGTGATCGGTGGGGTGTTATCAGTCATGAAGAGCTTGGTGATTTTCGTTTTGTGTACAGCAATCTCAAGCGTGAGTGTCGTGCTACTGCCTTGCCTGAAGGTACAACGGTCAGCTTCTCTGTGTTTCGTATGCCCAACGATCAGGGTAAAAGTGATGAAGAGCGTCACGGGCGCGCTGCCGACGTACTCGTGGTGAAACGGGTGGCCGGCTAG
- a CDS encoding DUF302 domain-containing protein yields the protein MTITSRYPFDRTMQLLESALRTQGFSVFGIVDYREAAHKQNLDIQPAKLMVVGFPKIGTPLMLEDPYFLLRVPLYLMVTDVRGKTRVSFHNTRGLMDSYVELSDMDQAIELVESIVKKTLAE from the coding sequence ATGACGATCACCAGCCGCTACCCCTTCGATCGCACTATGCAGCTTTTGGAGAGCGCTTTGCGCACGCAGGGCTTTAGCGTTTTTGGTATTGTTGACTACCGCGAGGCAGCCCACAAACAGAACTTGGATATACAACCTGCAAAGCTTATGGTGGTGGGCTTCCCTAAAATTGGCACGCCCCTCATGCTCGAGGATCCTTACTTTCTTCTTCGTGTCCCTCTGTACCTTATGGTTACCGATGTGCGCGGGAAGACGCGCGTGTCGTTCCACAATACGCGTGGACTGATGGATAGCTATGTAGAGCTTTCTGATATGGATCAGGCCATCGAGTTAGTAGAATCCATCGTCAAGAAAACCCTTGCAGAGTAG